Proteins encoded in a region of the Gulosibacter sediminis genome:
- a CDS encoding TetR/AcrR family transcriptional regulator, giving the protein MTSTNAIDPRALRSRAALIEAVWAHLAADGGTPSITDVVKRAGVSRPTFYQHFTDVPDLVRVATLQRLGELFDRMPSGLPGDSWDDFARARLALLFGELQRDAVIYLPILSGPAAVPVLAGIVHYLADQFLHHSPLAPRLREGVDEREALARAEFLGAGAVWRAIAWLSSDFMGENALEPTVQRFAANILAASGAANYSMTDFTK; this is encoded by the coding sequence GTGACAAGCACGAACGCCATCGACCCACGCGCCCTTCGCTCCCGCGCCGCCCTCATTGAGGCGGTCTGGGCCCATCTGGCTGCGGACGGGGGCACGCCCTCGATTACCGATGTCGTGAAGCGCGCCGGCGTGAGCCGGCCGACCTTCTACCAGCACTTCACCGACGTGCCGGACCTCGTGCGCGTCGCCACCCTGCAGCGCCTCGGCGAGCTGTTCGACCGCATGCCGAGCGGGCTGCCGGGCGACTCGTGGGACGACTTCGCCCGCGCCCGCCTCGCGCTGCTGTTCGGCGAACTGCAGCGGGATGCGGTGATCTACCTGCCGATCCTGAGTGGCCCGGCCGCCGTGCCGGTGCTCGCGGGCATCGTCCACTACCTCGCCGACCAATTCCTGCATCACTCGCCGCTCGCACCCCGCCTGCGCGAGGGCGTCGACGAGCGCGAGGCCCTGGCCCGCGCCGAATTCCTCGGCGCCGGCGCGGTCTGGCGCGCGATTGCCTGGCTCTCGAGTGACTTCATGGGCGAAAATGCACTGGAACCGACCGTGCAGCGCTTCGCCGCGAACATCCTTGCCGCCTCTGGTGCGGCCAACTACTCAATGACGGACTTCACGAAATGA
- a CDS encoding YhgE/Pip domain-containing protein, which produces MTETQAKNRNGKLWRAIIFAGLATVPLIYSGLLTGSFSDPQGNFDNIQAAVVNNDVATTTETTDGETKTVDLGDQLTEKLVDSDEAKNFDWEELSAEEAAEQLADGEVLAVLTIPEDFSANAVSPAGDDPKQAKLHIETNDAANMFVGTIANQIGTVVADELATEVSDEYLTNIYAGFTSIHGSLQEAADGSTELGNGIGDADDGAGELQVGINQLVSGTGELASGADTLASGADQAASGASDLASGAATLDSGAQQLSSGAQQAASGANELASGTAELEEQTSGLPDQAAQLDDGAQSLADGAGQVADGTQQLADAVNGAASTAETVAQVAEQLTAQGGELQTGASDVVTGLDDLVTNWDTLTDEEKFALVTQIQSGAQQVQTGFDDAATSLDGIDLSGLDALQDPGAIVDQVNELNDGAQQVATGAETLAGGTSQLRDASGALADGIAQVNSGAQQLADANGQLADGASTLASGTSTLASGANTLADGTGELSDGANELSDGAHQVADGTGEAADGTNSLRDGLDQLLDGSGELTSGLEDGVDEVPSYTDSESETLADVTSNPVQLDTSRQNEVAKNGDGMAPYFMSLALWVGGMAYFMMHEPLRKARGSGSILVDTLRAFLPGAIMGLVQSTLMLFVVHFLVGVDYALVWPVVGLAFLASVTFVAMNQALVALLGAPGRFLALVMIVLQLSSAGATYPVQTAPPFYQAIHPWLPLSYSVEAFRALIAGSTINVSAAVGHLLIWFAIALFGVAVAVWLERRKIARLARDAGADAEVGKVSVRGGVNNVPNRASDGLGA; this is translated from the coding sequence ATGACCGAAACGCAAGCTAAGAATCGCAACGGAAAACTGTGGCGAGCCATCATCTTTGCAGGCCTCGCCACGGTGCCGCTGATTTACTCGGGCCTGCTCACGGGCTCGTTCAGCGACCCGCAGGGCAACTTCGACAACATCCAGGCCGCCGTCGTGAACAACGATGTCGCCACCACGACCGAGACGACCGACGGCGAGACCAAGACCGTCGACCTCGGCGACCAGCTCACCGAGAAGCTCGTCGACAGCGACGAGGCGAAGAACTTCGACTGGGAGGAGCTGTCGGCCGAAGAGGCCGCCGAGCAGCTTGCCGACGGTGAGGTGCTCGCGGTGCTGACGATCCCCGAGGACTTCTCGGCGAACGCGGTCTCGCCCGCGGGCGACGACCCGAAGCAGGCCAAGCTGCACATCGAGACGAACGACGCCGCGAACATGTTCGTCGGCACGATCGCGAACCAGATCGGCACCGTCGTCGCCGATGAGCTCGCGACCGAGGTGTCCGACGAGTATCTGACGAACATCTACGCCGGCTTCACCTCGATCCACGGCAGCCTGCAAGAGGCCGCCGACGGCTCGACCGAGCTCGGCAACGGCATCGGCGACGCCGACGACGGCGCGGGCGAGCTGCAGGTGGGCATCAACCAGCTCGTGAGCGGCACGGGCGAGCTCGCGAGCGGCGCCGACACCCTCGCGAGCGGCGCCGACCAGGCCGCGAGCGGCGCATCCGACCTCGCCTCGGGCGCCGCCACGCTCGACTCGGGCGCGCAGCAGCTCTCTTCGGGTGCGCAGCAGGCCGCGAGTGGCGCCAACGAACTCGCGTCCGGCACGGCCGAGCTCGAAGAACAGACCTCGGGCCTGCCCGACCAGGCCGCCCAGCTCGACGACGGGGCGCAGAGCCTCGCCGACGGCGCCGGCCAGGTGGCCGACGGCACGCAGCAGCTCGCGGATGCGGTGAATGGCGCCGCGTCGACGGCCGAAACGGTCGCGCAGGTCGCCGAACAGCTCACCGCTCAGGGCGGCGAGTTGCAGACCGGCGCCTCGGACGTCGTGACCGGCCTCGACGACCTCGTGACGAACTGGGACACCCTCACCGACGAAGAAAAGTTCGCGCTCGTGACGCAGATTCAGTCGGGCGCGCAGCAGGTGCAGACCGGCTTCGACGACGCCGCGACGAGCCTCGACGGCATCGATCTCTCGGGCCTCGACGCGCTGCAGGACCCGGGCGCGATCGTCGACCAGGTCAACGAGCTCAACGACGGCGCCCAGCAGGTCGCCACCGGCGCCGAGACCCTCGCGGGCGGCACCTCGCAGCTGCGCGACGCCTCCGGCGCGCTCGCCGACGGCATTGCACAGGTGAACTCGGGTGCGCAGCAGCTCGCGGATGCGAACGGCCAGCTCGCCGACGGCGCCTCGACGCTCGCGAGCGGCACGAGCACGCTCGCCTCGGGCGCGAACACCCTCGCCGACGGCACGGGCGAGCTGAGCGACGGCGCGAACGAGCTCTCCGACGGCGCGCACCAGGTCGCCGACGGCACGGGCGAGGCCGCCGATGGCACGAACTCGCTGCGCGACGGTCTCGACCAGCTGCTCGACGGCAGCGGCGAGCTCACCTCGGGCCTCGAGGACGGCGTCGACGAGGTGCCCTCCTACACCGACAGCGAGTCAGAGACGCTGGCGGACGTCACCTCGAACCCGGTGCAGCTCGACACGAGCCGCCAGAACGAGGTCGCGAAGAACGGCGACGGCATGGCGCCCTACTTCATGTCGCTCGCGCTCTGGGTCGGCGGCATGGCGTACTTCATGATGCACGAGCCGCTGCGCAAGGCGCGCGGCAGCGGGTCGATCCTCGTCGACACCTTGCGGGCGTTCCTGCCCGGCGCGATCATGGGCCTCGTGCAGAGCACGCTCATGCTGTTCGTCGTGCACTTCCTCGTCGGCGTCGACTACGCGCTGGTGTGGCCGGTCGTTGGTCTGGCGTTCCTCGCGAGCGTAACCTTTGTCGCGATGAACCAGGCGCTCGTCGCCTTGCTCGGCGCCCCGGGCCGATTCCTCGCGCTCGTGATGATCGTGCTCCAGCTCTCTTCAGCGGGCGCGACGTATCCCGTGCAAACGGCGCCGCCGTTCTATCAGGCGATCCACCCGTGGCTGCCGCTGTCGTACTCGGTCGAGGCGTTCCGCGCGCTCATTGCGGGCTCGACCATCAACGTCAGTGCGGCGGTCGGCCACCTGCTCATCTGGTTCGCGATCGCGCTGTTCGGCGTCGCCGTCGCCGTGTGGCTCGAGCGCCGGAAGATCGCGCGGCTAGCCCGCGACGCGGGGGCGGATGCTGAGGTCGGTAAGGTGAGCGTCCGCGGGGGCGTCAACAACGTACCGAACCGCGCGAGCGACGGTCTCGGGGCGTAG
- a CDS encoding SDR family oxidoreductase, translated as MSQAIAIVTGASSGIGHEIVRELASTHRIVALGRDAARLAATGAEITVTADLRDAGEFAAGGKVTALIDSLDRVDVLVHSAAVGTPGSFAETDAAEWHRQLTTNVVAPALLTRLALPKLRDAAGTVVFLGSGVSVRPAHQMAAYVASKHALKGLADSLRLEEAEHGVRVTTLMPGQVDTPMQVELQEGLGNTYRPERYLRPETVARAVRYVVDAPADAHLTDLSIRPRVAG; from the coding sequence GTGAGCCAAGCCATCGCCATCGTCACCGGGGCCTCGAGCGGAATCGGGCACGAGATCGTGCGCGAGCTCGCGTCGACCCACCGCATCGTCGCGCTCGGGCGGGATGCGGCCCGGCTCGCCGCGACCGGGGCCGAGATCACGGTGACCGCCGACCTGCGCGACGCGGGCGAGTTCGCCGCTGGCGGCAAGGTCACGGCGCTCATCGACTCGCTCGACCGCGTCGACGTGCTCGTGCATTCGGCTGCCGTCGGCACGCCGGGCAGCTTCGCCGAGACCGACGCCGCCGAGTGGCACCGCCAGCTCACGACGAACGTCGTGGCGCCGGCGCTGCTCACGAGGCTCGCGCTGCCGAAGCTGCGGGATGCGGCGGGCACCGTCGTGTTCCTCGGCTCGGGTGTCTCGGTGCGCCCGGCGCACCAGATGGCGGCGTACGTCGCGTCGAAGCACGCCCTCAAGGGGCTCGCCGACTCGCTGCGGCTCGAGGAGGCCGAGCATGGCGTCCGCGTCACGACGCTCATGCCCGGCCAGGTCGACACCCCCATGCAGGTCGAACTGCAGGAGGGCCTCGGTAATACCTACCGGCCGGAGCGCTACCTACGCCCCGAGACCGTCGCTCGCGCGGTTCGGTACGTTGTTGACGCCCCCGCGGACGCTCACCTTACCGACCTCAGCATCCGCCCCCGCGTCGCGGGCTAG
- a CDS encoding winged helix-turn-helix domain-containing protein: MSNIAPFSRPTHAHVPTAAADLKPVTPSYPAAAQREAAAPVQPVAPAPETRGFALYVGLDTDTATADGVTLTEVVTALRRVLAERAPSASSYASVAFAPAGAPGDSIDLVRLALQEPGAVREQRAARQEEERAEEAKRSQAKVEIDTSRKRVLVQGENADFTYKEFELLQALVLREGRTVSREEIIDVLWRESHEERPHERTIDVHVRRLRQRLGDYADIVRTVRGIGYRFDRHADVRIVHSLAPSPDRH; encoded by the coding sequence ATGTCGAACATCGCCCCGTTCTCACGCCCTACGCACGCCCACGTTCCCACCGCGGCAGCCGACCTCAAGCCCGTCACCCCGAGCTACCCCGCCGCCGCGCAGCGCGAGGCCGCCGCTCCCGTGCAGCCGGTTGCTCCGGCCCCCGAAACCCGCGGCTTCGCGCTCTACGTCGGCCTTGACACCGACACCGCGACGGCCGACGGCGTGACCCTCACCGAGGTCGTCACCGCCCTGCGCCGCGTGCTCGCCGAGCGCGCCCCGTCGGCCTCGAGCTACGCATCCGTCGCCTTCGCGCCCGCCGGCGCGCCCGGCGACAGCATCGACCTCGTCCGCCTCGCCCTTCAGGAGCCGGGCGCGGTGCGCGAGCAGCGCGCCGCCCGCCAGGAAGAAGAGCGTGCCGAAGAGGCGAAGCGCTCGCAGGCAAAGGTTGAGATCGACACCTCGCGCAAGCGCGTGCTCGTGCAGGGCGAGAATGCCGACTTCACCTACAAGGAGTTCGAGCTGCTGCAGGCGCTCGTGCTCCGCGAGGGCCGCACCGTCAGCCGCGAAGAGATCATCGACGTGCTGTGGCGCGAGTCGCACGAGGAGCGCCCGCACGAGCGCACCATCGACGTGCACGTGCGTCGCCTGCGCCAGCGTCTCGGCGACTACGCCGACATCGTGCGCACCGTGCGCGGCATCGGCTACCGCTTCGACCGCCACGCCGACGTGCGCATCGTGCACTCGCTCGCGCCCTCGCCCGACCGTCACTAA
- a CDS encoding ArsR/SmtB family transcription factor: MSESGVAWPGGEGAPVSAAAARSLAASLQALAEPARLRILSIVASNDPRPTTVTELVDAVGLSQATVSHHLKHLLQAGFVSAERAGNWNLYRANADAYADVVQRLSPDR; encoded by the coding sequence ATGAGTGAGTCCGGGGTCGCCTGGCCCGGCGGCGAGGGTGCACCTGTCTCCGCGGCGGCCGCGCGCTCGCTTGCCGCGTCGCTGCAGGCGCTCGCCGAGCCGGCCCGGCTGCGCATCCTGTCGATCGTGGCATCGAACGACCCGCGGCCGACGACCGTGACCGAGCTCGTCGACGCCGTCGGGCTCTCGCAGGCAACCGTCTCGCACCATCTCAAGCATTTGCTGCAGGCGGGCTTCGTGAGCGCCGAGCGTGCGGGAAACTGGAATCTCTACCGCGCCAACGCCGACGCCTACGCCGACGTCGTGCAGCGGCTCTCGCCCGACCGCTAA
- a CDS encoding J domain-containing protein, whose amino-acid sequence MSPDFPENLYEVLGVEPDVSDAELRRAGRARQRETHPDLGGDAQQFTRVRLAVEVLTNPRRRAEHDAWLAQLTGVAPVRRDHGVRLRQQQRASRARPAPPRPAAHSTAAGTDEVPTFERLPKPKVDVRRMGWYRTAWHPHPEVWPPARPIVHGPRLRELLTVLPFVLCTIGVCIAQSVFGLVVPWWIASYVLLVLSFVWISLRWVGARLQLARILFWANIAGIALDAAGAFLIAMFRIFEGAPEGVPFYVARGVLSLVGVLLALLASWGLDPRTKRMVRERMLCDIANETAPAVDSEQRQWGTPGEVALQHSLAGVNPIRRQYAEQLIGPTLEALERIPGVRIVHGLRLPDGDEYISTISHAVLCGRRLALIDDRLWHPGTYGLDTRGHVVRGGEPGSVPLEEFPHRVTRFRETFAEVAQVRGWLTITPDGPGAFAVDNSRTWQHVRLASPESMLREIGEWLSAEGEHVDRLLLRDVLELRVDA is encoded by the coding sequence ATGAGCCCCGACTTTCCAGAGAATCTCTACGAGGTCCTCGGCGTCGAGCCCGATGTCTCTGACGCCGAGCTTCGCCGCGCCGGCCGCGCCCGCCAGCGCGAGACGCACCCCGACCTTGGCGGTGACGCGCAGCAGTTCACGCGCGTGCGCCTCGCGGTCGAGGTGCTCACGAACCCCCGTCGCCGTGCCGAGCACGACGCGTGGCTCGCGCAGCTCACCGGTGTCGCGCCCGTGCGGCGCGATCACGGCGTGCGCCTGCGCCAGCAGCAGCGCGCGAGCCGCGCACGCCCGGCTCCGCCCCGCCCCGCGGCACACAGCACCGCTGCCGGCACCGACGAGGTGCCGACCTTTGAGCGGCTGCCGAAGCCGAAGGTCGACGTGCGGCGCATGGGCTGGTACCGCACGGCGTGGCACCCGCACCCCGAGGTATGGCCGCCCGCGCGGCCCATCGTGCACGGGCCGCGCCTGCGCGAGCTGCTCACCGTGCTGCCGTTCGTGCTCTGCACCATCGGCGTCTGCATCGCACAGTCGGTGTTCGGGCTCGTCGTGCCGTGGTGGATCGCGAGCTACGTGCTGCTCGTACTCTCGTTCGTGTGGATCTCGCTGCGCTGGGTCGGCGCGCGGCTGCAGCTTGCGCGCATCCTCTTCTGGGCGAACATCGCCGGCATCGCGCTCGACGCGGCCGGCGCGTTCCTCATCGCCATGTTCCGGATCTTCGAGGGTGCGCCCGAGGGAGTGCCGTTCTACGTCGCACGCGGCGTGCTCTCGCTTGTGGGCGTGCTGCTCGCGCTGCTCGCCTCGTGGGGCCTCGACCCGCGCACCAAGCGCATGGTGCGCGAGCGGATGCTCTGCGACATCGCGAACGAGACGGCCCCGGCCGTTGATTCCGAGCAGCGCCAGTGGGGCACGCCCGGCGAGGTTGCGCTGCAGCACTCGCTCGCGGGCGTGAACCCCATTCGCCGGCAGTACGCCGAGCAGCTCATTGGCCCGACGCTCGAGGCGCTCGAGCGCATCCCCGGCGTGCGCATCGTGCACGGCCTGCGCCTGCCCGACGGTGACGAGTACATCTCGACCATTTCGCACGCCGTGCTCTGCGGCCGACGCCTCGCGCTCATCGACGACCGCCTGTGGCACCCCGGCACCTATGGACTGGATACGCGGGGTCACGTCGTGCGCGGCGGCGAGCCCGGCAGCGTGCCGCTCGAGGAGTTCCCGCACCGGGTCACGCGGTTCCGCGAGACCTTCGCCGAGGTCGCGCAGGTGCGCGGCTGGCTCACGATCACGCCGGATGGGCCGGGAGCGTTCGCCGTCGACAACTCGCGCACGTGGCAGCACGTGCGCCTCGCCTCGCCCGAGTCGATGCTGCGCGAGATCGGCGAGTGGCTCTCGGCAGAGGGCGAGCACGTCGACCGACTGCTGCTGCGCGACGTGCTCGAGCTGCGCGTCGACGCTTAG
- a CDS encoding MarR family winged helix-turn-helix transcriptional regulator, protein MSDTAHRSAAAAKPSDAWEALFRAQVSIMRDLRRDFTNVGMSMNEYDVLFNTYRAPNHRIRLRELNASVLITQSSVSRLVDRLVAREFMVKLEDELDARGTVVELTAEGVRAFRSAAIVHTENINDRVGSVLTPDELVTLRDLCTKLREHDEA, encoded by the coding sequence GTGAGTGACACAGCACATCGATCCGCCGCGGCCGCAAAGCCGAGCGACGCCTGGGAGGCGCTCTTCCGAGCGCAGGTGTCGATCATGCGCGACCTGCGTCGGGACTTCACCAATGTCGGCATGTCGATGAACGAGTACGACGTACTCTTCAACACGTATCGCGCGCCGAACCACCGCATCCGCCTGCGCGAGCTCAACGCGTCGGTGCTGATCACGCAGTCCTCGGTCTCGAGGCTCGTCGATCGGCTCGTCGCCCGCGAGTTCATGGTGAAACTCGAGGACGAACTGGATGCGCGCGGCACCGTCGTCGAGCTGACGGCTGAGGGGGTGCGCGCGTTCCGCAGTGCCGCGATCGTGCACACCGAAAACATCAACGACCGCGTCGGCAGCGTGCTGACCCCCGACGAGCTCGTCACGCTGCGCGATCTCTGCACCAAGCTGCGCGAGCACGACGAGGCATGA
- a CDS encoding acyl-CoA dehydrogenase family protein translates to MNSETGGVVSAPPVPDRSILAPATAEFANLVERLVASAEQCRGEPQAMLATLSEDAISPEDFPLPGKHTLALWELLAEVAATDLVAARTLEPHLDALAITAQSPDPIPAEGTWGVYAAEGGNSPLTAHHHPGSASDVYLNGVKPWCSLAASLDAALVTAHTDGGRQLFAIDLHHPGVQVERVRWVSRGLAHVPSGPVRFDNVPATAVGAVGWYFDRPGFAWGGAGVAACWFGGAVGVYRDLVSAAARRPPDQIGFALLGRAARLVRTGKTALTDAAERVNNAAFDWPDSLALRSTIADICADVLEISGLAHSPSALAFDDVHARRVADLAMYLQQHHGGRDDAALGEFIVRDDPWHALTGPSTPVAKS, encoded by the coding sequence ATGAACTCTGAAACCGGCGGTGTCGTATCGGCCCCACCAGTACCCGACAGGAGCATTCTGGCGCCCGCCACAGCAGAATTCGCCAATCTAGTCGAGCGCCTCGTCGCCAGCGCCGAGCAGTGCCGCGGCGAGCCGCAAGCAATGCTCGCGACCCTCAGCGAAGACGCGATTTCGCCAGAAGACTTTCCACTTCCTGGCAAGCACACGCTTGCCCTCTGGGAGCTGCTCGCAGAAGTGGCGGCCACGGATCTGGTCGCAGCGCGCACGCTCGAACCCCACCTCGACGCACTGGCCATTACTGCGCAGAGCCCCGACCCAATACCTGCCGAGGGCACTTGGGGCGTGTATGCGGCCGAAGGTGGCAACTCACCGTTGACCGCCCACCATCATCCTGGCTCGGCGTCGGACGTGTATCTGAACGGCGTCAAGCCGTGGTGCTCGCTCGCGGCCTCACTCGACGCCGCGTTGGTGACCGCCCACACGGATGGGGGACGTCAGCTATTCGCCATCGATCTTCACCACCCCGGCGTCCAGGTGGAACGGGTGCGATGGGTGAGCCGTGGGCTCGCACACGTCCCCAGCGGCCCGGTTCGTTTCGACAACGTACCCGCCACAGCCGTCGGCGCCGTGGGCTGGTATTTCGATAGACCAGGCTTTGCGTGGGGCGGAGCCGGGGTGGCCGCATGCTGGTTCGGCGGCGCCGTTGGTGTTTACCGCGATCTCGTCTCAGCGGCCGCGCGGCGGCCACCGGATCAGATTGGTTTCGCCCTACTGGGTCGCGCCGCCCGGTTGGTTCGGACCGGCAAGACTGCCCTGACCGACGCAGCGGAGCGCGTCAACAACGCAGCATTCGATTGGCCAGACTCCCTCGCCCTGCGCAGCACCATCGCCGACATCTGCGCCGACGTGCTCGAGATCTCGGGTCTGGCGCACAGCCCTTCCGCCCTCGCGTTCGACGATGTGCATGCCCGTCGCGTCGCTGACCTCGCAATGTACCTCCAGCAGCATCACGGCGGCCGAGACGATGCCGCTCTTGGCGAGTTCATCGTGCGTGACGATCCGTGGCATGCACTCACCGGGCCCTCAACTCCGGTCGCCAAATCATGA
- the proC gene encoding pyrroline-5-carboxylate reductase — protein sequence MTDALPNLAILGTGNMTGAILDGLLAGDALAQLPVRVTTKSQASADRFAQEPRVEAAAIETNPNASREAVAGAQIVLLGVKPYMIADLLDEVGDAIEPGAVVISVAAGITTEAMEARLRPDVRVVRAMPNTPSAIGLGAAGIAGGTAADEQAMGYARAIFSAVGTVVELEESRIPALAAISGSGPAHVYFLIEQMTEAAQRIGMSAEEAHALVVQTFHGAVGLVAANPDKTPAELRRAVTSPKGTTEQSIAQLEAADLAGTFEAAMRANIRRNDELAAGSA from the coding sequence GTGACTGACGCTCTGCCAAACCTCGCCATTCTCGGCACCGGCAACATGACCGGCGCCATTCTTGACGGTCTGCTGGCTGGCGACGCGCTGGCGCAGCTGCCGGTGCGCGTGACGACCAAGTCGCAGGCATCGGCCGACCGCTTCGCCCAGGAGCCGCGGGTCGAGGCGGCCGCCATTGAGACGAACCCGAACGCGAGCCGTGAGGCCGTCGCGGGCGCGCAGATCGTGCTGCTCGGCGTGAAGCCGTACATGATCGCCGACCTCCTCGACGAGGTGGGCGACGCGATCGAGCCCGGCGCCGTCGTGATCTCGGTGGCCGCGGGCATCACGACTGAGGCGATGGAGGCGCGGCTGCGCCCCGACGTGCGCGTCGTGCGCGCGATGCCGAACACCCCATCCGCCATCGGCCTCGGCGCCGCAGGCATTGCGGGTGGCACCGCCGCCGATGAGCAGGCGATGGGCTATGCCCGAGCGATCTTCTCGGCTGTTGGCACCGTCGTCGAGCTCGAGGAGTCGCGCATCCCGGCCCTCGCCGCGATCTCGGGCTCGGGCCCCGCGCACGTCTATTTCCTCATCGAGCAGATGACCGAGGCCGCGCAGCGCATCGGCATGAGCGCCGAGGAGGCGCACGCGCTCGTCGTGCAGACCTTCCACGGCGCCGTCGGCCTCGTCGCCGCGAACCCCGACAAGACGCCCGCCGAGCTGCGTCGCGCCGTCACGAGCCCCAAGGGCACGACCGAGCAGTCGATCGCCCAGCTCGAGGCCGCCGACCTGGCGGGCACCTTCGAGGCGGCCATGCGCGCGAACATCCGCCGCAACGATGAACTCGCTGCGGGCTCGGCATGA
- a CDS encoding nucleoside deaminase, with product MRVPELYERLMRVALAEASLAGASGDIPIGAVVTDADGHVLGTGRNVREVEHDPTGHAEIVALREAAAARGSSRLDDCILFTTLEPCVMCAGAALTARVARVVFGAWDAKAGAAGSVYDLLRDGRLPQRSEVVGGVLEAECAAPLSEFFAGR from the coding sequence ATGCGCGTCCCCGAACTCTACGAACGCCTGATGCGGGTGGCCCTCGCCGAGGCGAGCCTCGCCGGGGCCTCCGGCGACATCCCCATCGGCGCGGTCGTCACCGACGCCGACGGGCACGTGCTCGGCACCGGGCGCAACGTGCGCGAGGTCGAACACGACCCGACCGGGCACGCCGAGATCGTGGCGCTGCGGGAGGCGGCGGCCGCGCGGGGCAGTTCGCGGCTCGACGACTGCATCCTCTTCACCACGCTCGAGCCGTGCGTCATGTGCGCTGGCGCGGCACTCACCGCCCGCGTCGCGCGGGTGGTCTTCGGGGCATGGGATGCGAAGGCCGGCGCGGCGGGGTCGGTCTACGACCTGCTGCGCGACGGGCGACTTCCGCAGCGCAGCGAGGTGGTGGGCGGCGTGCTCGAGGCCGAGTGTGCGGCTCCGCTGAGCGAATTCTTCGCGGGGCGCTAG
- the upp gene encoding uracil phosphoribosyltransferase — protein sequence MELHVANHPLIDHKMTLLRDKATPSPAFRELVAELVNLLSYEATRGLRVEPVEFATPVATTTGSKVTEPLPLAVPIIRAGLGMLDGFLKLMPYCEVGFVGMRRNDETLQPETYAKRLPEDLADRQCYVLDPMLATGGSLAATVHFLLEAGATDVTAICLVAAPEGVEKMQAEFPDANVRVVVAALDEGLNEQGFIVPGLGDAGDRLYGVVD from the coding sequence ATGGAGCTGCACGTCGCGAACCACCCGCTGATCGACCACAAGATGACGCTGCTGCGTGACAAAGCGACGCCGTCGCCAGCGTTCCGCGAGCTCGTCGCCGAGCTCGTGAACCTGCTCAGCTACGAGGCGACGCGCGGCTTGCGCGTCGAGCCCGTCGAGTTCGCGACGCCGGTTGCCACCACGACCGGCTCGAAGGTGACCGAGCCGCTGCCGCTTGCCGTGCCGATCATCCGCGCCGGTCTCGGCATGCTCGACGGCTTCCTCAAGCTCATGCCGTACTGCGAGGTCGGCTTCGTCGGCATGCGCCGCAACGACGAGACCCTGCAGCCCGAGACCTACGCGAAGCGCCTGCCCGAAGACCTCGCCGATCGCCAGTGCTACGTGCTCGACCCGATGCTCGCGACCGGCGGCTCGCTCGCCGCCACCGTGCACTTCCTGCTCGAGGCCGGCGCGACTGACGTCACGGCCATCTGCCTCGTCGCGGCACCCGAGGGCGTCGAGAAGATGCAGGCCGAGTTCCCCGACGCGAACGTGCGGGTCGTCGTCGCCGCCCTCGACGAGGGGCTCAACGAGCAGGGCTTCATCGTGCCCGGCCTCGGCGACGCGGGCGACCGCCTCTACGGCGTCGTCGACTAG